The following coding sequences are from one Nilaparvata lugens isolate BPH chromosome 6, ASM1435652v1, whole genome shotgun sequence window:
- the LOC120352015 gene encoding uncharacterized protein LOC120352015, translating to MVVFILVGELVQAFNNNLWTLFFNNNSSPNPAKDFHPLLNSLKTKIINIIGQEFQTHGPIKVILVLEATYQHRHLDEENIEQEEVEFYKTGGGTFKKSLDDEGERFVALMEPKFFPMKNYGDSDDGYHQKEIEIISMDAQAATSTDEVQDTEASVEVIDIGEEEIIIQPSVTVENNNLKRKTQSEGLGTKQKKKRYKDLKDCTRGKVDINKLKIEMMRKKHELELQILKKTLELEEIEVKIKQKAYERM from the exons ATGGTGGTTTTCATATTGGTGGGAGAACTGGTCCAG GCGTTCAACAACAACCTTTGGACACTCTTCTTCAACAACAACTCTTCGCCCAACCCAGCAAAGGATTTCCACCCTCTATTGAACAGCCTGAAGACAAAGATCATTAATATCATAGGTCAGGAGTTCCAGACACATGGGCCAATCAAGGTCATCCTAGTGTTGGAGGCTACATATCAACACAGACACCTTGATGAGGAGAACATTGAGCAGGAAGAA GTGGAGTTTTACAAAACAGGGGGAGGCACTTTCAAAAAAAGCCTGGATGATGAAGGGGAGAGATTTGTGGCATTGATGGAGCCAAAATTCTTTCCCATGAAAAACTATGGTGATAGTGACGATGGTTATCACCAAAAAGAAATCGAGATTATTAGCATGGATGCTCAGGCAGCAACTAGTACAGATGAG GTTCAAGATACTGAAGCGTCAGTAGAGGTGATTGATATTGGCGAGgaggaaattataattcagCCTTCCGTTACAGTGGAAAACAATAATCTTAAACGAAAAACTCAAAGTGAAGGTTTAGGaacaaaacaaaagaaaaaaaggTACAAAGATTTGAAGGACTGCACGAGAGGGAAAGTTGACATAAACAAActcaaaattgaaatgatgagGAAAAAACACGAGTTGGAACTACAGATTTTAAAGAAAACTTTAGAATTGGAAGAAATAGaggttaaaataaaacaaaaagcgTATGAAAGAATGTAA